In the genome of Desulfovibrio aminophilus DSM 12254, one region contains:
- the queA gene encoding tRNA preQ1(34) S-adenosylmethionine ribosyltransferase-isomerase QueA, whose protein sequence is MTHIPADFDLHSYRYDLPQDRIAQEPPAQRGGSKLLLLDRAEDHDERHVFADLPDLLPEGALLVANNSRVLPARLYGHKPSGGRVEFLLLAPLPLLKPEPGPHGTLTAEAECLLKATKGPRPGERADFDSDLSLEVLARGEFGRSRVRLAWRGDLAALFQRLGHMPLPPYIHRPDTPEDQERYQTTYADPGKAGSVAAPTAGLHFTPELRRTLTERGLAWAEVTLYVGYGTFSPVRCRDIREHAMHEEWIEVPSATAEAVNRAKAEGRPVVAVGTTSARSLEGMYAALGRVGAYTGPTDLFLYPGREFHVLDMLLTNFHLPESSLLIMVSALAGRERILEAYRNALSSGFRFFSYGDAMLIR, encoded by the coding sequence ATGACGCACATCCCGGCCGATTTTGACCTGCATTCCTACCGCTACGACCTGCCCCAAGACCGCATCGCCCAGGAGCCCCCGGCCCAACGCGGCGGCTCGAAGCTCCTGCTCCTGGACCGGGCCGAGGACCACGACGAGCGGCACGTCTTCGCCGATCTGCCGGACCTCCTGCCCGAGGGCGCGCTCCTGGTGGCCAACAATTCCCGGGTGCTGCCCGCGCGGCTTTACGGCCACAAGCCCAGCGGCGGCCGGGTGGAGTTCCTGCTCCTGGCCCCCTTGCCCCTGCTCAAGCCCGAACCCGGGCCGCACGGAACCCTGACCGCCGAGGCCGAATGCCTGCTCAAGGCCACCAAGGGCCCCCGGCCCGGCGAACGCGCGGACTTCGACTCCGACCTCTCCCTGGAGGTGCTCGCGCGCGGCGAGTTCGGCCGCTCCCGTGTGCGCCTGGCCTGGCGCGGCGACCTGGCCGCCCTGTTCCAGCGCCTGGGGCACATGCCCCTGCCGCCCTACATCCACCGGCCCGACACCCCCGAGGACCAGGAACGCTACCAGACCACCTACGCCGATCCGGGCAAGGCCGGGTCCGTGGCCGCGCCCACGGCGGGCCTGCACTTCACTCCCGAACTGCGCCGGACGCTCACGGAACGCGGCCTGGCCTGGGCCGAGGTCACGCTCTACGTGGGTTACGGCACCTTCTCGCCGGTGCGTTGCCGGGACATCCGCGAACACGCCATGCACGAGGAGTGGATCGAGGTGCCGTCCGCCACGGCCGAGGCCGTGAACCGGGCCAAGGCCGAGGGCCGCCCCGTGGTGGCCGTGGGCACCACCAGCGCCCGCTCCCTGGAGGGCATGTACGCCGCCCTGGGCCGCGTGGGAGCCTATACCGGCCCCACGGACCTCTTCCTCTACCCCGGCCGCGAATTCCATGTCCTGGATATGCTCCTGACCAATTTCCATTTGCCAGAATCATCGCTCCTGATTATGGTTTCGGCCCTAGCAGGCCGGGAAAGAATCCTGGAAGCCTACCGCAACGCCCTGTCCTCCGGCTTCCGCTTCTTCTCCTACGGCGACGCCATGCTCATACGCTGA
- a CDS encoding 4Fe-4S binding protein: MSRIEVDEALCKGCLLCTTVCPVGIIVQSSRFNQQGYKVAEVPEADRGKCTGCASCATICPDLAITVWRSRKPAKAKGGA, from the coding sequence ATGTCGCGGATAGAGGTCGACGAAGCCCTGTGCAAGGGCTGTCTGTTGTGCACCACGGTCTGTCCCGTGGGCATCATCGTGCAATCGTCGCGGTTCAACCAGCAGGGGTACAAGGTGGCCGAGGTTCCCGAGGCCGACCGTGGAAAGTGCACCGGCTGCGCGTCCTGCGCCACGATCTGCCCGGACCTGGCCATCACGGTCTGGCGGAGCAGGAAACCGGCCAAGGCCAAGGGAGGCGCGTGA
- a CDS encoding 3-methyl-2-oxobutanoate dehydrogenase subunit VorB, with amino-acid sequence MAKNERKFLKGNEAVAHGALAAGCRCFFGYPITPQNDIPEFMSKAIVDAGGEFVQAESEVAAANMLLGAGACGIRAMTSSSSPGVSLKQEAISYMAGSDIPAVIVNMSRGGPGLGDIGPSQGDYYQSTRGGGHGDYRTLVLAPGTVQEAFDLTMLAFDLAFKYRNPVLVLGDAIVGQMKEPVLMRPAVKVSKAEGKSWRLEGKGTRKPRIIKSLFLDDGALADQNRRLQAKYEAMRAEIMAEEFQVKDAELVVVAFGSIGRIAKTAVRKLRAKGKKVGLFRPITLFPFPDAALAKLAKAGKKFLTIEHNLGQMVDDVRLAVRAHADSGFFGVYPGDMPSPEDFEEPILKALRRKK; translated from the coding sequence ATGGCCAAGAACGAACGCAAGTTCCTCAAGGGCAACGAGGCCGTGGCCCACGGCGCGTTGGCCGCCGGGTGCCGCTGCTTCTTCGGCTACCCCATCACCCCCCAGAACGACATTCCCGAGTTCATGTCCAAGGCCATCGTGGACGCTGGCGGCGAGTTCGTCCAGGCCGAGAGCGAGGTGGCCGCGGCCAACATGCTTCTCGGCGCGGGCGCGTGCGGCATCCGGGCCATGACCTCCTCGTCCAGCCCGGGCGTCTCGCTCAAGCAGGAGGCCATCTCCTACATGGCGGGCAGCGACATCCCGGCGGTCATCGTGAACATGAGCCGGGGCGGCCCGGGCCTGGGCGACATCGGCCCCAGCCAGGGCGACTACTACCAGTCCACGCGCGGCGGCGGCCACGGCGACTACCGCACCCTGGTCCTGGCCCCCGGAACGGTCCAGGAGGCCTTCGACCTGACCATGCTGGCCTTCGACCTGGCCTTCAAATACCGCAACCCCGTGCTCGTCCTGGGCGACGCCATCGTCGGCCAGATGAAGGAGCCCGTGCTCATGCGCCCGGCCGTGAAGGTCTCCAAGGCCGAGGGCAAGTCCTGGCGCTTGGAGGGCAAGGGAACGCGCAAGCCGCGCATCATCAAGTCCCTGTTCCTGGACGACGGCGCCCTGGCCGACCAGAACCGGCGGCTCCAGGCGAAGTACGAAGCCATGCGCGCCGAGATCATGGCCGAGGAGTTCCAGGTCAAGGACGCCGAACTGGTGGTCGTGGCCTTCGGCTCCATCGGCCGCATCGCCAAGACCGCCGTGCGCAAGCTGCGGGCCAAGGGCAAGAAGGTCGGCCTGTTCCGGCCCATCACCCTCTTCCCCTTCCCGGACGCGGCCCTGGCCAAGCTGGCCAAGGCGGGCAAGAAATTCCTGACCATCGAGCACAACCTGGGCCAGATGGTGGACGACGTGCGGCTGGCCGTCCGGGCGCACGCCGACTCCGGCTTCTTCGGCGTCTACCCCGGCGACATGCCCTCGCCCGAAGACTTCGAGGAACCCATCCTGAAGGCCCTGCGGAGGAAGAAATGA
- a CDS encoding thiamine pyrophosphate-dependent enzyme, translating to MSAATKEQEVLAFERPEVMADRATHYCPGCHHGVAHRLVAELLTEMELVEKTICVTSIGCSVFLYNYLLVDSVEAPHGRAPAVATGVKRARPDNFVLTYQGDGDLASIGMAEIMHCANRGERVSVVFVNNTVYGMTGGQMAPTTLIGQKTTTCPGGRCREHEGMPIKMAEIIAGLGGTVFSARAALNNVKNIRQAKKFLKTAFEVQTKGLGFGFVELLSACPTNWKMNPIKANQRIETEMIPYFPLGIYKDLSNEGGVC from the coding sequence ATGAGCGCCGCCACCAAAGAACAGGAAGTCCTGGCCTTCGAGCGGCCCGAGGTCATGGCCGACCGGGCCACCCACTACTGCCCCGGCTGCCACCACGGCGTGGCCCATCGCCTCGTGGCCGAGCTGCTCACCGAAATGGAGCTGGTGGAGAAGACCATCTGCGTCACCTCCATCGGCTGCTCGGTGTTCCTCTACAACTACCTCCTGGTGGACTCCGTCGAGGCCCCCCACGGCCGCGCCCCGGCCGTGGCCACCGGCGTCAAGCGCGCCCGGCCCGACAACTTCGTGCTCACCTACCAGGGCGACGGCGACCTGGCCTCCATCGGCATGGCCGAGATCATGCACTGCGCCAACCGCGGCGAGCGCGTCTCCGTGGTCTTCGTCAACAACACCGTCTACGGCATGACCGGCGGCCAGATGGCCCCGACCACGCTCATCGGCCAGAAGACCACCACCTGCCCCGGCGGCCGCTGCCGCGAGCACGAAGGCATGCCCATCAAGATGGCCGAGATCATCGCCGGGCTCGGCGGCACCGTGTTCTCCGCCCGCGCGGCCCTGAACAACGTGAAGAACATCCGTCAGGCCAAGAAGTTCCTCAAGACCGCCTTCGAAGTCCAGACCAAGGGCCTCGGCTTCGGCTTCGTGGAACTCCTCTCGGCCTGCCCCACCAACTGGAAGATGAACCCGATCAAGGCCAACCAGCGCATCGAGACCGAGATGATCCCCTACTTCCCCCTGGGGATATACAAGGACCTCTCCAACGAAGGAGGCGTCTGCTGA
- a CDS encoding 2-oxoacid:acceptor oxidoreductase family protein yields MAAKKTQHLDAIIAGFGGQGVLLIGNLLAYAGMNAGLNVTYIPVYGAEMRGGTANCTVILSSEDIGSPIVRRPQSLIAMNRPSLDKFQARVLDGGTVIVNSSLIDDHLMDTKRLDCRSVRCNEIADKLGNSRMANMVALGAYVAATGIVSLDTVIKSLENVISASYKDLIPKNAKALEAGAEAVGE; encoded by the coding sequence ATGGCCGCCAAAAAAACCCAGCACCTGGACGCGATCATCGCCGGCTTCGGCGGCCAGGGCGTGCTGCTCATCGGCAACCTCCTGGCCTACGCGGGCATGAACGCCGGGCTCAACGTCACCTACATCCCGGTCTACGGCGCGGAAATGCGCGGCGGCACGGCCAACTGCACCGTGATCCTCTCCTCCGAGGACATCGGCTCGCCCATCGTGCGCCGCCCCCAGAGCCTCATCGCCATGAACCGGCCGTCCCTGGACAAGTTCCAGGCCCGCGTCCTCGACGGCGGAACCGTGATCGTCAACTCCTCGCTCATCGACGACCACCTCATGGACACCAAGCGCCTGGACTGCCGTTCCGTGCGCTGCAACGAGATCGCGGACAAGCTCGGCAACTCGCGCATGGCCAACATGGTCGCCCTGGGAGCCTACGTCGCCGCCACCGGCATCGTCTCCCTGGACACGGTCATCAAGAGCTTGGAAAACGTCATCTCCGCCAGCTACAAGGATCTCATCCCCAAGAACGCCAAGGCCCTGGAAGCCGGGGCCGAGGCCGTGGGCGAATAG
- the aroE gene encoding shikimate dehydrogenase, protein MTEQYAVIGHPLGHTLSPLLHNWGFEHRHVDARYAALPVTPGELDGFMERVRGGAFAGLSVTIPHKRAVMAHLDGLTPRAEAVGAVNTVFWRDGLLLGENTDVLGIVESLRNLGPFRRGLVLGAGGAARAAVAALKELGLGGIFVVNRTRDKAEALAREFGATAAPWESRATLGADLLVNTTPLGMSGERVEECPWPGNTPIPSDLTVFDLVYNPLVTILLQRAKAAGCRTISGLEMFLRQGLAQFKLWTGLDLDPDQARTLLLNALQAP, encoded by the coding sequence ATGACCGAGCAATACGCCGTGATCGGGCATCCGCTGGGGCATACGTTGAGCCCGCTGCTGCACAACTGGGGCTTCGAGCACAGGCACGTGGACGCGCGCTACGCGGCCCTGCCGGTGACGCCCGGAGAACTGGACGGGTTCATGGAGCGGGTGCGCGGCGGGGCCTTCGCGGGCCTGTCCGTGACCATTCCGCACAAGCGGGCGGTCATGGCCCACCTGGACGGCCTGACGCCCCGGGCCGAGGCCGTGGGCGCGGTGAACACGGTCTTCTGGCGGGACGGCCTGCTGCTGGGCGAAAACACGGACGTGCTCGGCATCGTGGAGTCCTTGCGGAACCTGGGGCCGTTCCGGCGCGGGCTGGTGCTCGGGGCCGGTGGAGCGGCCCGGGCGGCGGTGGCCGCGCTCAAGGAACTGGGTCTGGGCGGCATCTTCGTGGTCAACCGCACGCGGGACAAGGCCGAGGCCCTGGCGCGGGAATTCGGGGCCACGGCGGCGCCGTGGGAGTCGCGGGCGACGCTCGGCGCGGACCTGCTCGTGAACACCACGCCCCTGGGCATGTCCGGCGAGCGGGTGGAGGAATGCCCATGGCCCGGGAATACGCCCATTCCCTCGGATCTCACGGTCTTCGACCTGGTCTACAACCCGCTCGTGACCATTCTTCTCCAAAGAGCCAAGGCCGCAGGTTGCCGGACCATCTCCGGGCTGGAGATGTTCCTGCGCCAGGGACTGGCCCAGTTCAAGCTCTGGACCGGGCTGGACCTGGACCCGGATCAAGCCCGCACCCTGCTCCTGAACGCGCTCCAGGCCCCCTGA
- the metE gene encoding 5-methyltetrahydropteroyltriglutamate--homocysteine S-methyltransferase → MLTQTLGFPRIGRDRELKRAVEGYWKGEVDREALAATAAALRAEHWRMQREAGVDLLPVGDFALYDQMLDLSLMLGCVPERYAGRGEPGLETMFLMARGGVGVGAMEMTKWFDTNYHYIVPELAAGQVFRPSAGRLAGELREAARAGYAAKAVLPGPFTFLALAKTAAPGLDKWSLLEPLIEAYEALLREIGRECGWLQIDEPVLVMGLPGTVRDRFRPVLERLRGAAGKARLMLATYFGGVAAQADLLDGLAADCLHLDLVRAPEQLEPVAAKLPKDCALSLGLVDGRNVWRADLGRALALGRRAVELVGPERLLVAPSCSLLHAPVDLAAETALDPEVREWMAFALQKCGELRLLADALEGRDVAEALGENARIMERRRSCAKALNPAVRDRAAAVTPEMTARRSPYSVRNEEQRTRLDLPELPTTTIGSFPQTTEVRAARAAFKAGKLDRMGYEQAMTGFIRRAVEAQEAAGLDVLVHGEPERNDMVEYFGEQLDGFCFTKNGWVQSYGTRCVKPPVIYGDVSRPRAMTVAWWEQAAAMTKKPMKGMLTGPVTILCWSFVRDDQPRSATCRQIALAIRDEVADLERAGAPMVQIDEPALREGLPLEPENRGEYLDWAVECFRLASTGVSDATQIHTHMCYAEFNEIIEWIAAMDADVISIEAGRSGMELLEAFGRFHYPNEVGPGVWDIHSPRVPGVEEMVGLLEKALRVIPRERLWVNPDCGLKTRDWPETEASMRNMVEAARKLRRPKA, encoded by the coding sequence ATGTTGACGCAGACCTTGGGTTTCCCGCGCATCGGGCGCGACCGCGAATTGAAGCGGGCGGTGGAGGGCTACTGGAAGGGCGAGGTGGACCGGGAGGCCCTGGCCGCCACGGCCGCCGCGCTGCGGGCCGAGCACTGGCGGATGCAGCGGGAGGCGGGCGTGGACCTGCTGCCCGTGGGCGACTTCGCGCTCTACGACCAGATGCTCGACCTGTCGCTCATGCTCGGCTGCGTGCCGGAGCGCTATGCCGGTCGCGGGGAGCCCGGCCTGGAGACGATGTTCCTCATGGCCCGGGGCGGCGTGGGCGTGGGGGCCATGGAGATGACCAAGTGGTTCGACACGAACTACCACTACATCGTGCCCGAGCTGGCGGCGGGACAGGTCTTCCGGCCCTCGGCCGGTCGGCTGGCCGGGGAGCTGCGCGAGGCGGCCCGGGCCGGATACGCGGCCAAGGCCGTGCTGCCCGGACCGTTCACCTTCCTGGCCCTGGCCAAGACGGCCGCGCCGGGTCTGGACAAGTGGTCCCTGCTGGAACCGCTCATTGAGGCGTATGAGGCGCTGTTGCGCGAGATCGGCCGGGAGTGCGGCTGGCTGCAGATCGACGAGCCCGTGCTGGTGATGGGCCTGCCCGGGACGGTCCGGGACCGCTTCCGGCCGGTGCTGGAGCGGCTGCGCGGGGCGGCGGGCAAGGCCCGGCTCATGCTGGCCACCTATTTCGGCGGCGTCGCGGCCCAGGCGGACCTGCTGGACGGCCTGGCCGCGGACTGCCTGCACCTGGATCTGGTGCGCGCGCCGGAGCAGCTGGAGCCGGTGGCGGCGAAACTACCGAAGGACTGCGCCTTGTCCCTGGGGCTGGTGGACGGCCGCAACGTCTGGCGCGCGGACCTGGGCCGGGCCCTGGCCCTGGGCCGCAGGGCCGTGGAGCTGGTCGGCCCGGAGCGGCTCCTGGTCGCGCCGTCCTGCTCCCTGCTGCACGCGCCCGTAGACCTGGCGGCCGAGACGGCCCTGGACCCGGAAGTGCGGGAGTGGATGGCCTTCGCCCTGCAGAAGTGCGGGGAGCTGCGCCTGTTGGCCGACGCCCTGGAAGGCCGGGACGTGGCGGAGGCGTTGGGGGAGAACGCCCGGATCATGGAGCGCCGCCGGAGCTGCGCCAAGGCCTTGAACCCGGCCGTGCGCGACCGGGCGGCGGCGGTGACGCCGGAGATGACCGCCCGGCGTTCGCCCTACTCCGTGCGCAACGAGGAACAACGCACGCGCCTGGACCTGCCGGAGCTGCCCACCACGACCATCGGCTCCTTCCCGCAGACCACCGAGGTGCGCGCCGCCCGGGCCGCGTTCAAGGCCGGGAAGCTGGACCGGATGGGCTACGAACAGGCCATGACCGGCTTCATCCGCCGGGCCGTGGAGGCCCAGGAGGCGGCCGGGCTGGACGTGCTCGTGCATGGCGAGCCCGAGCGCAACGACATGGTGGAGTACTTCGGCGAGCAGTTGGACGGGTTCTGCTTCACGAAGAACGGCTGGGTCCAGAGCTACGGCACGCGCTGCGTGAAGCCGCCGGTGATCTACGGCGACGTGTCCCGGCCCCGGGCCATGACCGTGGCGTGGTGGGAGCAGGCCGCCGCGATGACGAAGAAGCCCATGAAGGGCATGCTCACCGGGCCGGTGACCATTCTCTGCTGGAGCTTCGTGCGCGACGACCAGCCGCGCTCGGCCACCTGCCGCCAGATCGCCCTGGCCATCCGCGACGAGGTGGCGGATCTGGAGCGGGCCGGAGCGCCCATGGTGCAGATCGACGAGCCCGCCCTGCGCGAGGGCCTGCCCCTGGAACCCGAAAATCGCGGGGAGTATCTGGACTGGGCCGTGGAGTGCTTCCGGCTGGCCTCCACGGGCGTTTCCGACGCCACGCAGATCCATACCCACATGTGCTACGCGGAATTCAACGAGATCATCGAATGGATCGCGGCCATGGACGCGGACGTGATCAGCATCGAGGCCGGCCGCAGCGGCATGGAGCTGCTGGAGGCCTTCGGCCGCTTCCACTACCCCAACGAGGTGGGCCCGGGCGTCTGGGACATCCACAGCCCGCGCGTGCCGGGCGTGGAGGAGATGGTCGGGCTCCTGGAGAAGGCGCTGCGGGTGATCCCGCGCGAACGGCTCTGGGTCAACCCGGACTGCGGCCTGAAGACCCGCGACTGGCCCGAAACCGAGGCGTCCATGCGGAACATGGTCGAGGCGGCCCGGAAGTTGCGGCGGCCGAAGGCCTGA
- a CDS encoding carboxymuconolactone decarboxylase family protein, with protein MILLKTVEPGQATGSVAQVYSAFDQLGEVPMPMRLLSASPELQQVQFGGLRYFGGHKTLSAPLLAAIRYAASNLSCHDACLAFNSSLLQRMGMSGADLEALSQGRAPESLEEREAALVVFVRRALSEPASVSAADLDGLRAQGWTDADILDATAHGASLMASAALQKAFVRGSAAS; from the coding sequence ATGATTCTGCTCAAGACGGTGGAACCCGGCCAGGCCACGGGCAGTGTGGCCCAGGTGTATTCGGCCTTCGACCAGCTCGGCGAGGTGCCCATGCCCATGCGCCTGCTCTCGGCCAGCCCCGAACTCCAGCAGGTCCAGTTCGGCGGCCTGCGTTATTTCGGTGGGCACAAGACCCTGAGCGCGCCGCTCCTGGCCGCCATCCGCTACGCGGCCTCGAATCTGTCCTGCCACGACGCCTGTCTGGCCTTCAACAGCAGCCTGCTCCAGCGCATGGGCATGAGCGGCGCGGATCTGGAGGCCCTGTCCCAGGGCCGGGCCCCGGAATCCCTGGAGGAACGCGAGGCCGCCCTGGTGGTCTTCGTGCGCAGGGCCCTGTCCGAACCGGCTTCCGTCAGCGCCGCCGATCTGGACGGCCTGCGGGCCCAGGGCTGGACCGACGCGGACATCCTGGACGCCACGGCCCACGGCGCGAGCCTGATGGCCTCGGCCGCCCTGCAGAAGGCTTTTGTCCGCGGCTCCGCCGCTTCATAG
- a CDS encoding TetR/AcrR family transcriptional regulator, whose translation MKRDARQAILDAGADLIHRQGFHNTGLADILAAAGVPKGSFYFYFKSKEDFGLALVEHHAQRMAGVSASLLDQGDDPPLIRLRRLFETFRGFQAEGGCVRGCPLGNLAQEMSDLSPAMRQALQTAMAAMSSRLAGLLAQARDRGELKPGLDPERAAAFILDSWEGALLRMKVEKNPGPLLRFEEFLFDHLLA comes from the coding sequence ATGAAGCGTGACGCGAGGCAGGCCATTCTCGACGCCGGGGCGGATCTCATCCACCGCCAGGGTTTCCACAACACCGGATTGGCCGACATCCTGGCCGCCGCCGGGGTGCCCAAGGGTTCCTTCTATTTTTATTTCAAAAGCAAGGAGGACTTCGGCTTGGCCTTGGTGGAACACCATGCCCAGCGCATGGCCGGGGTCTCCGCCTCCCTTCTGGACCAGGGCGACGATCCGCCCCTGATCCGTCTGCGCCGGCTGTTCGAGACCTTTCGGGGGTTCCAGGCCGAGGGCGGCTGCGTCCGGGGCTGCCCCCTGGGCAACCTAGCCCAGGAGATGAGCGACCTCTCTCCGGCCATGCGCCAGGCGCTCCAGACCGCCATGGCGGCCATGTCCTCCCGGCTGGCCGGGCTCCTGGCCCAGGCCCGCGATCGCGGCGAACTGAAACCCGGCTTGGACCCCGAGCGCGCGGCGGCCTTCATCCTGGACTCCTGGGAGGGTGCGCTCCTGCGCATGAAGGTGGAGAAGAACCCCGGGCCTCTGCTGCGTTTCGAGGAATTCCTCTTCGATCATCTGTTGGCCTAG
- a CDS encoding TOBE domain-containing protein: MKSRQPPPDQENGRLNPSAVFAVPEGVKYLDTIDLARLTEAFAKWAEQSRRADTRRSRLRLWLIYLLLRHTGARLGEVLALDDAEDLDPVAGVVRFRGRKATREVRLSDEAASELRRLLADPALLPLRGTLCHMDQGHIRRKFQERSRAAGIPLELANPTVLRRSRAIELLRGDMPLKVVQDMLGQSSADLTAAFLDFSEEDKKRITEHILERESRRKTSARNAFFGKVARVIQGDIQARVELSTLGGHAISSVITVDSVQSLGIRPGMLLTAEIKAPWVLVETCGTEPRSSAENRLQGVIDRVTVGKLTAEVIVRLADDTRVCSVTTAESAQRLELCAGNPAWVTFSAYSVILKVD; this comes from the coding sequence ATGAAGAGCCGTCAACCGCCTCCGGACCAGGAAAACGGACGCCTCAACCCCTCGGCCGTCTTCGCCGTGCCCGAGGGGGTGAAGTACCTGGACACCATCGATCTGGCCCGGCTGACCGAGGCCTTCGCCAAGTGGGCCGAGCAATCCCGCCGCGCGGACACCCGCCGGTCGCGGCTGCGGCTCTGGCTCATCTACCTCCTCCTGCGCCATACGGGCGCGCGCCTGGGCGAGGTTCTGGCCCTGGACGACGCCGAGGATCTGGACCCCGTGGCCGGGGTGGTCCGCTTTCGCGGCCGCAAGGCCACGCGCGAGGTGCGCCTGTCCGACGAGGCCGCCTCGGAATTGCGCCGCCTGCTGGCCGACCCGGCGCTCCTGCCTCTGCGCGGAACGCTTTGCCACATGGACCAGGGCCACATCCGCCGCAAGTTCCAGGAGCGCTCCCGGGCCGCCGGAATCCCCCTGGAGCTGGCCAATCCCACGGTTTTGCGCCGCTCCCGGGCCATCGAGCTGCTGCGCGGCGACATGCCCCTCAAGGTGGTCCAGGACATGCTCGGCCAGTCCTCCGCCGACCTCACCGCCGCCTTCCTGGACTTCTCCGAGGAGGACAAGAAGCGCATCACCGAACACATCCTGGAGCGCGAGTCCCGTCGCAAGACCAGCGCGCGCAACGCCTTCTTCGGCAAGGTCGCCCGCGTGATCCAGGGCGACATCCAGGCCCGCGTGGAGCTTTCCACCCTGGGCGGGCACGCCATATCCTCGGTCATCACCGTGGACAGCGTGCAGTCCCTGGGCATCCGGCCGGGGATGCTCCTCACCGCCGAAATCAAGGCTCCCTGGGTTCTGGTGGAGACCTGCGGGACCGAGCCCCGCTCGTCGGCCGAAAACCGCCTGCAGGGCGTCATCGACCGCGTGACCGTGGGCAAGCTCACGGCCGAGGTCATCGTGCGCCTGGCCGACGACACCCGCGTCTGTTCCGTGACCACGGCCGAGAGCGCCCAGCGCCTCGAGCTGTGCGCCGGAAATCCCGCCTGGGTGACCTTTTCCGCCTATTCCGTGATCCTCAAGGTCGACTAG
- a CDS encoding sulfite exporter TauE/SafE family protein has product MYFSVAGIEVQPWIPPLTAFCVSFFTSMGGVSGAFLLLPFQMNILGYVNPSVSATNHVFNITAIPAGVYRYIREGRMVWPLTWVVIIGTLPGVFIGSLLRVLYLPDPRNFKFFVGLVLLYIGGRMILDLLKKPAPGQDKKSAEKRFQEMVKAWRQRAESTGEKLPAVRVTRFSTTRIAYEFYGEAFEISTPGILSLSLVVGVIGGTYGIGGGAIIAPFFVSVFGLPVYTVAGAALMGTCVTSLAGVTFFQVIAPWFPNQSVAPDWILGLLFGLGGMAGMYLGARCQKFVPARYIKWMLGAVIFWMALKYVIGFFL; this is encoded by the coding sequence ATGTATTTCTCCGTCGCCGGAATCGAAGTCCAGCCCTGGATCCCCCCGCTCACGGCCTTCTGCGTGTCCTTCTTCACCAGCATGGGCGGCGTGTCCGGGGCCTTCCTGCTCCTGCCCTTCCAGATGAACATCCTAGGCTACGTGAACCCCTCGGTGAGCGCCACCAACCACGTCTTCAACATCACGGCCATCCCGGCCGGGGTCTATCGCTACATCCGCGAGGGCCGCATGGTCTGGCCCCTGACCTGGGTGGTGATCATCGGCACCCTCCCCGGGGTCTTCATCGGTTCGCTGCTGCGGGTACTCTACCTGCCCGACCCGAGGAACTTCAAGTTCTTCGTGGGCCTCGTCCTGCTCTACATCGGCGGCCGGATGATCCTCGACCTGCTCAAGAAGCCCGCCCCGGGCCAGGACAAGAAGAGCGCCGAGAAGCGCTTCCAGGAGATGGTCAAGGCCTGGCGGCAGCGCGCCGAGTCCACGGGCGAGAAGCTCCCGGCCGTGCGCGTCACGCGCTTCTCCACCACGCGCATCGCCTACGAGTTCTACGGCGAGGCCTTCGAGATCTCCACCCCGGGCATCCTCTCCCTGAGCCTCGTGGTGGGCGTCATCGGCGGCACCTACGGCATCGGCGGCGGAGCCATCATCGCCCCGTTCTTCGTCTCGGTCTTCGGCCTGCCCGTGTACACCGTGGCCGGGGCCGCGCTCATGGGCACCTGCGTCACCTCCCTGGCGGGCGTGACCTTCTTCCAGGTCATCGCGCCCTGGTTCCCGAACCAGTCCGTGGCCCCGGACTGGATCCTGGGCCTGCTCTTCGGCCTGGGCGGCATGGCCGGGATGTACCTCGGCGCGCGCTGCCAGAAGTTCGTGCCCGCCCGGTACATCAAGTGGATGCTCGGGGCGGTCATCTTCTGGATGGCCCTCAAGTACGTCATAGGGTTCTTCTTGTAA